TTCTCCTATTGGATATTAAAATTAGATGGGATTCAAAACAATAAGGATAAAGAATTAAATGACCCAAAAGGTTTTGGCAACATTGAGTATGCTTACTATCGTATGGCATTAGATTGTGGAATCCGTATGATGGAGTCCAAACTACTGGAAGAAAATGGTAGATACCATTTTATGACCAGACGTTTTGATCGAAATGCAGGTGGCAAAAAACTTCATATGCAATCACTTTGTGCCATAGCTCATTATGATTTTAACATGGCTGGCGCTCATAGTTATGAACAAACCTTTGAAGTAATTCGCAAAGTGATCTCTGACAATACAAGATTAACATTAGAGCAACAATTCAGGAGATCTGTCTTTAATGTTATTTCTCGCAACCAAGATGATCATACAAAAAACATCGCCTTTCTCATGGATCAGAGTGGAAAATGGGGGCTCTCTCCAGCATTTGACATGACTTATAGTTATAATCCCAATGGGCAATGGACAAATCGCCATCAAATGAGTATCAATGGAAAACGAGAGCGATTCACAATGGAGGATATAATTGAGCTTGGGAAAAAAGCCGATTTAAAAAATTTACAAATTAAATCAATTGTCGATGAAACAAAAGAGATAGTCTCCCAATGGACAAAATATGCAGCAGAGGCAAAAGTAATTCCTTCTTTACAAAAAGAGATTCAAAAGAATCTAAACTTATCGATATGACCTATGCTTCCGATAATATAGATTATGTCACATAACTAATGTTATCTGGTTAAGTGTAATCATACATCTTTTGCAGTTTTGTTTCAATACATAATTTACAAAAATATCAATACCCCCTCTAGTTCAGACGTGGATGAGAATTCTAGTTTAGTTTTTAAATATAAAAACCTTTTGGTATGCCTACAGATTATCCAATAACGGAGTTCATACAATTGGATGGTGTTATCCGGTAAGATTTTTTTATCATGGAACCGATTCTTTGGCCAAGAAACTCATAGGATGGATGAATGATCCTCTCAAACTATCAAACTATCAAACTATCAAACTAAGACTATAACAACCATCATCATTTTATTTCCCGGATAATTTAACTTTAATTTTAAAATTTGTCTTAGAGAATTCTATGATACATTATACTTTTCTAATGCACAGTTTCCATGATATGAATTTTGAGACGAAATATCAAACTATGTAGCGATATTCATGGTATCTATATTCAAAAGACCTAAAATAAAAAATAATTTGCCTAATCAACCATAGTTTACAATTTGCATCCTAAGTTTTTAAAAATTAATATGCAAGAGATTCAAACCAACACCACTACTGATGTAAAAAAGGATTCTATTATTACTGGATTCGAACGAATTCTGTTTGAGCGAGATAGTCATGGGAATATTTGGATAGGTGCTTGGAACAAAAGCCCTATTCTTTATAAAAATGATGGGAACCAAATCACACGTTATGAGTTCCCTGTGGGGTTTTATCTTTCCAGTGATAATCCTTTCGATTCAAATCAAGATTCTGTGTATTTCGGATCATCAAAATCAGTTATCTGCTACAAGGATGATAGCTTTTACACACTACCTTCACCAGAAATAACCAATTCATCTCCTTATCAAATTCTAAATATTGGACTTTATGTATATGTTATCTTTGCCAATACAAGTGCAAGAAAACATATACACCGGTGGAATGGAACCCAATGGGAAACATTAAACTGTAATTTAGAATTTGAAAACCTAAGAAATCTAAAACAAATCAGTAATAATCGAATTTTAGTAAGTGAAAACAATACAGAAATTGCTTATATTCTTGATTTGGATGGTAAGTTTATATCGGAATTTGCAACGAGTAGTGCACCGATGAATGTGAAAGTAAATTCAAACAAGATTTTTTTATATTCCGATTCAAAACTAGAGGTGCGAAGTAAGGATGGTGAATTGATTCATGTATTAGATTTATATGATGAAATAATGAAATCCTATTTTGGATCCTACTTAGAATTTATTGATATCGCCGTTGAGGATGAGTCAAACCTAATCTTTCTGTTAAAAGAAAGAAATAAAAAACCTGCAAAAAAACACTTTTTAAACTTCAATTTAGATACATTAACTTTAACTCCTCATTCTCTCTATGGCCAACTAAACGATGACCAAAATCTTCTCCGATTTGAAAAAGACAACTTGGGAACTTATTGGTTTAAGGTTTTTGGAAACCATTATTCTGAATCGTTTTTTACTTTAAACACGGATTTATCGCAATGAAACAAAATACAAAACTGAACTTAAAAATAGAAGACCTTTATTTTGGAAATTTAAAAGAAATCATTATCGATCGGATGTTAGTATTTCAATCTTTAAAGGATACTTTTCAAAAGAAGGCAGACAAAAATAAAAATAAACTAAACCAAAGTTTTCTAAAAGAATTCGAATCTATGTATGGATTTAGCCCTGGAAAAGAAATTTTAGAGTGGGAGAATCTCAAAAAAGCATATCAAACGATTATGTATGAAGTGGCTGATGTTTGGAATATGATCGACCATCATTCTGCCGAAGAAGAGGAAATCGAGGAAGATGAAGATGGTGGTTTTGAATATGCTATTTCTTCTACAGAAAAACTCGTAAAAAGTAAAGATCCTGAAGAAAGACTCTCATGGTTAGTCGGAACATATAGTGGATTAATGTTTTTATTCAATGGTTCGTATGCTTTTGCCTCTGATGGCGGTGGTGACACATGTTGGATCAATCTATTACCCAATGAAAAT
The Leptospira perdikensis genome window above contains:
- a CDS encoding type II toxin-antitoxin system HipA family toxin translates to MSDPITLAKVYLWGSLVGYVSWNEEGGFASFEYDNEFLNAPVEPAPLLMPKSRTLYSFRNLNNETFKGLPGMLADSLPDKFGNALIDVWLSTIGRNNKSFNPVERLCYIGERGMGALEFKPATYKLKTKNVPIEIAEMVQLASEILTHRKKFSSKLEVNNQKKLNESLTSLLTIGTSAGGARAKCIIAYNEKTGEVRSGQVETTEDFSYWILKLDGIQNNKDKELNDPKGFGNIEYAYYRMALDCGIRMMESKLLEENGRYHFMTRRFDRNAGGKKLHMQSLCAIAHYDFNMAGAHSYEQTFEVIRKVISDNTRLTLEQQFRRSVFNVISRNQDDHTKNIAFLMDQSGKWGLSPAFDMTYSYNPNGQWTNRHQMSINGKRERFTMEDIIELGKKADLKNLQIKSIVDETKEIVSQWTKYAAEAKVIPSLQKEIQKNLNLSI